In a single window of the Massilia oculi genome:
- a CDS encoding CHASE3 domain-containing protein, whose product MVFTTAADEKSIRSLPLHKKLLCLMCVVLLVVNGVFLARNLDDMRAANALQAQTAQVSDELQYLNLIVTDAESSLRGYFLSGDEVYLGPLRSASQQIDKQMRSLDELLRDNPSQAKNLQQLRTLVDKKFGLLRQSLEVYREGGLNDIVAIAASPDDRAQMDEIRLQVVIMTREQNELLTTRTAAFYQQYRHAVVFGVGINAAAIFVLLLFYKTIQRAFRLRLLAERALQRTNDGLEEIVAERTAQLSVLSRHLIKVSEEEKSRLARELHDEMGANLTAIGMDLSTVAEHLRASHPEQASKLGRAKRTLVDTVQLKRRIIENLRPSLLDNMGLSAALQSYCADYARVTSLDCDALIDAEADAAGPMQAIALFRITQEALNNIAKYAKARNVIVNLTREPDGWGLEITDDGIGIAPDAMVRSKSHGLLGMRERALLLGGSLVVERGVNGVGTCVRAIIPAAAPGGNEEVGAAEAVSAAAVALSCVQAEALLLDPPAPDGAQAAPARRHLNAPHP is encoded by the coding sequence CTGTTGGTCGTCAACGGCGTGTTCCTGGCGCGTAACCTCGACGATATGCGGGCAGCCAATGCGCTGCAGGCGCAGACGGCCCAGGTGTCGGACGAGCTGCAATACCTGAACCTGATCGTCACCGATGCCGAAAGCAGCTTGCGCGGCTATTTTCTGTCGGGCGACGAGGTCTACCTCGGCCCGCTGCGCAGCGCCTCCCAGCAAATCGACAAGCAGATGCGCTCACTGGATGAGCTGCTGCGGGACAATCCTTCCCAAGCAAAAAACCTGCAGCAGCTGCGCACGCTGGTCGACAAGAAGTTCGGCCTGCTTCGGCAGTCGCTGGAGGTCTACCGCGAGGGTGGCCTGAACGATATCGTGGCGATCGCCGCCTCGCCCGACGACCGCGCGCAGATGGACGAGATTCGCCTGCAGGTCGTGATCATGACGCGCGAGCAGAACGAATTGCTCACCACCCGCACCGCCGCGTTCTACCAGCAATACCGGCACGCCGTGGTATTCGGCGTCGGCATCAATGCCGCCGCCATCTTCGTGCTGCTGCTGTTCTACAAGACGATCCAGCGCGCCTTTCGCCTGCGCCTGTTGGCCGAGCGCGCCCTGCAACGCACGAACGATGGCCTGGAAGAGATCGTGGCCGAGCGTACCGCCCAGTTGTCGGTGCTGTCGCGCCACCTGATCAAGGTGTCGGAAGAGGAAAAATCGCGGCTGGCGCGCGAATTGCACGATGAAATGGGGGCCAACCTGACGGCGATCGGCATGGACCTGTCCACGGTCGCCGAGCATCTGCGCGCCAGCCATCCGGAACAGGCGTCGAAGCTGGGACGCGCCAAGCGGACCCTGGTCGATACCGTGCAGCTGAAACGCCGCATCATCGAGAATCTGCGGCCGAGCCTGCTTGACAATATGGGCTTGTCGGCCGCGCTGCAAAGCTATTGCGCCGATTATGCAAGAGTCACGTCGCTCGACTGTGACGCCCTGATCGATGCCGAAGCCGACGCCGCCGGCCCGATGCAGGCGATCGCCTTGTTCCGTATCACGCAAGAAGCCCTGAACAATATCGCCAAGTACGCCAAGGCGCGCAATGTGATCGTCAACCTGACGCGCGAGCCCGATGGGTGGGGTCTCGAGATCACCGACGACGGCATCGGCATTGCCCCGGATGCCATGGTCAGGTCGAAATCGCATGGCTTGCTCGGCATGCGCGAACGCGCCTTGCTGCTGGGAGGCAGCCTGGTGGTGGAGCGTGGTGTGAATGGGGTGGGAACTTGCGTGCGCGCCATCATTCCGGCGGCGGCCCCGGGGGGCAATGAAGAGGTGGGTGCGGCGGAAGCCGTCAGTGCGGCTGCGGTTGCCTTGTCTTGCGTACAGGCTGAAGCGCTCTTGCTGGATCCGCCGGCCCCGGACGGGGCGCAGGCGGCTCCGGCACGGCGTCATCTCAACGCGCCACATCCATGA